From a single Streptomyces sp. NBC_01264 genomic region:
- a CDS encoding ABC transporter ATP-binding protein produces the protein MRPKEPEWEPSKESLDPSGPAPDERPRELRRIVGLFRPYRGRLAVVGVLVAASSLVGVATPFLLKEVLDVAIPQGRTGLLSLLALGMIATAVVTSIFGVLQTLISTTVGQRVMHDLRTAVYAQLQRMPLAFFTRTRTGEVQSRIANDIGGMQATVTSTATSLVSNATAVIASVVAMLALDWRLTLVSLALLPVFVWISRRVGGERKKITAQRQKQMAAMAATVTESLSVSGILLGRTMGRADSLTTSFAEESEKLVDLEVRSSMAGRWRMSTIGIVMAAMPALIYWAAGIALQTGAPSLSVGTLVAFVTLQQGLFRPAVSLLSTGVQIQTSLALFARIFEYLDLPVDITEREDPVRLDRAKGEVRLEDVHFAYDTKSGPTLTGIDITVPAGGSLAVVGPTGSGKSTLSYLVPRLYDVTGGRVALDGVDVRDLDFDSLARSIGVVSQETYLFHASVADNLRFAKPDATDEEIAEAARAAQIHDHIESLPDGYDTLVGERGYRFSGGEKQRLAIARTILRDPPVLILDEATSALDTRTEHAVQRAIDNLSQGRTTITIAHRLSTVRDADQIVVLDGGRIAERGTHEELLKADGRYAALVRRDRETVLTPETPASGGLLSGALGSEMHTAGLLKPGAFKPDTLRGTEPTPVNV, from the coding sequence ATGCGCCCCAAAGAACCCGAGTGGGAACCCTCGAAGGAATCCCTGGACCCGAGCGGTCCCGCCCCGGACGAGCGGCCCCGCGAGCTGCGCCGCATCGTCGGCCTGTTCCGGCCCTACCGCGGCCGCCTCGCCGTCGTCGGCGTCCTGGTCGCCGCCTCCTCGCTGGTCGGGGTCGCCACCCCCTTCCTGTTGAAGGAGGTCCTCGACGTCGCGATCCCGCAGGGCCGTACCGGGCTGCTCAGCCTGCTCGCCCTCGGCATGATCGCGACCGCCGTCGTCACCAGCATCTTCGGCGTGCTCCAGACCCTGATATCCACCACCGTCGGCCAGCGCGTCATGCACGATCTGCGCACCGCCGTCTACGCACAGCTCCAGCGGATGCCCCTGGCCTTCTTCACCCGGACGCGCACCGGCGAGGTGCAGTCCCGCATCGCCAATGACATCGGCGGCATGCAGGCGACGGTCACCTCCACGGCGACCTCCCTCGTCTCGAACGCGACGGCCGTCATCGCCTCCGTCGTCGCGATGCTCGCGCTCGACTGGCGGCTCACGCTCGTCTCGCTCGCCCTGCTGCCCGTCTTCGTGTGGATCAGCCGCCGCGTCGGCGGCGAGCGCAAGAAGATCACCGCGCAGCGCCAGAAGCAGATGGCCGCGATGGCCGCGACGGTCACCGAGTCCCTGTCGGTCAGCGGCATCCTGCTCGGCCGCACCATGGGCCGCGCCGATTCGCTCACCACCTCCTTCGCGGAGGAGTCCGAGAAGCTCGTCGACCTCGAGGTGCGCTCCAGCATGGCCGGGCGCTGGCGGATGTCCACCATCGGCATCGTCATGGCCGCCATGCCCGCGCTCATCTACTGGGCGGCCGGCATAGCCCTGCAGACCGGAGCCCCCTCGCTCTCGGTCGGCACCCTCGTCGCCTTCGTCACCCTCCAGCAGGGCCTGTTCCGGCCCGCCGTGAGCCTGCTGTCGACCGGTGTCCAGATCCAGACCTCCCTGGCGCTCTTCGCCCGCATCTTCGAGTACCTCGACCTGCCCGTCGACATCACCGAGCGCGAGGACCCCGTCCGCCTCGACCGCGCCAAGGGCGAGGTCCGCCTGGAGGACGTCCACTTCGCGTACGACACGAAGAGCGGCCCCACCCTCACGGGCATCGACATCACGGTCCCGGCCGGCGGGTCCCTCGCGGTGGTCGGCCCGACCGGATCCGGCAAGAGCACGCTGAGCTACCTCGTGCCCCGGCTCTACGACGTCACCGGCGGCCGGGTCGCCCTCGACGGCGTCGACGTGCGCGACCTCGACTTCGACTCCCTGGCCCGCTCCATCGGCGTGGTGTCCCAGGAGACCTACCTCTTCCACGCCTCCGTCGCGGACAACCTGCGCTTCGCCAAGCCGGACGCCACCGACGAGGAGATAGCGGAGGCGGCCCGCGCGGCCCAGATCCACGACCACATCGAGTCCCTGCCCGACGGGTACGACACCCTGGTCGGCGAGCGGGGCTACCGGTTCTCCGGCGGCGAGAAGCAGCGCCTGGCCATCGCGCGCACCATCCTGCGCGACCCGCCGGTGCTGATCCTCGACGAGGCCACCAGCGCGCTGGACACCCGCACCGAGCACGCCGTGCAGCGCGCCATCGACAACCTCTCTCAGGGCCGCACCACCATCACCATCGCCCACCGCCTCTCCACCGTCCGCGACGCCGACCAGATCGTCGTCCTCGACGGAGGCCGGATAGCGGAGCGCGGCACCCATGAGGAGCTGCTGAAGGCCGACGGCCGGTACGCCGCCCTCGTGCGCCGCGACCGGGAGACCGTCCTCACGCCGGAGACCCCGGCGTCCGGAGGCCTCCTGTCCGGGGCGCTCGGCTCCGAGATGCACACGGCCGGCCTGCTCAAGCCGGGGGCGTTCAAGCCGGACACCCTGCGCGGCACCGAACCGACCCCGGTGAACGTGTGA
- a CDS encoding MarR family winged helix-turn-helix transcriptional regulator, producing the protein MSTASETDSSQGAADGADTTDGVLAEQLLRLTRRLHRIQKRHLEPLGITPAQSRLLRTVAHLSAVRPPRMADLAARLEVVPRAVTTLVDGLESADCVRRVPDPANRRVIRIELTDTGRATLRRLRNARTGAAEEILAPLTADQREVLGGLLNALADAPAEHGC; encoded by the coding sequence ATGAGCACCGCTTCCGAGACCGACAGCAGCCAGGGCGCCGCCGACGGCGCCGACACGACCGACGGTGTGCTCGCCGAGCAGCTGCTCCGCCTGACCCGGCGGCTCCACCGCATCCAGAAGCGCCATCTGGAGCCGCTCGGCATCACCCCGGCCCAGTCCCGGCTGCTGCGCACCGTCGCCCACCTCTCCGCCGTGCGGCCGCCCCGGATGGCGGACCTCGCCGCCCGCCTGGAGGTGGTGCCCCGCGCCGTGACCACGCTGGTCGACGGCCTGGAGAGCGCCGACTGCGTCCGCCGCGTGCCCGACCCGGCGAACCGCCGTGTCATAAGGATCGAGCTCACCGACACCGGCCGCGCCACGCTGCGCCGCCTGCGCAACGCGCGAACCGGCGCCGCAGAGGAGATCCTGGCTCCATTGACCGCCGATCAGCGCGAGGTGCTCGGCGGCCTGCTGAACGCTCTGGCGGACGCTCCGGCGGAGCACGGCTGCTGA
- a CDS encoding FAD-binding and (Fe-S)-binding domain-containing protein, translated as MPLLEPKPGALRPRTLSGPAPDRVPDRASTGTPEPLRSELAELLGADKVLSGVSDLVRYASDASPYRFLPQVVVVAEDIDDVSAVLSYAHGKQREVVFRAAGTSLNGQAQGEDILVDVRRHWAGVEVLKEGLRARIQPGTTVVRANAALARHGRVLGPDPASAIACTLGGVVANNASGMTAGTTRNSYRTLSSLTFVLPSGTVVDTADPLADEELAHAEPTLCHGLMEIKKEIEADAELVSRIRAKYEIKNTTGYRLDAYLDGATPVEILRGLMVGSEGTLGFIAEVVFDTLPLDRELTSALLFFPSLPAAAAAVPLFNEAGALAVELMDGNTLRASVSVAGVPADWAALPKETTALLVEFRAPDEAGRAEYERRAAEVLAGLDLVAPVASVTNAFTRDAGTISGYWKARKAFVTAVGGARASGTTLITEDFAVPPSRLAEACEALLELQAEHGFDAAVAGHAAHGNLHFLLAFDAARPADVERYAAFMEAFCRLTVERFDGSLKAEHSTGRNMAPFLELEWGPRATEMMWRTKRVIDPDLVLAPRILLDRDPKAHLRGLKTIPKVEAVADPCIECGFCEPTCPSEDLTTTPRQRIVLRREMMRQQPGSPVLDGLLDAYGYDAVDTCAGDSTCKLACPVGIDTGALMKDFRHRRHSPREERAAELAALRFGAVEVAARLAVAAADKITDAVGDRILQAVTGAARKVVRPDLVPEWLPQVPGAAAGKLPATRRPGAAAVYYPACVNRIFGGPDGKSGPSLPEAVVAVSERAGRPVWIPGDVRGTCCATIWHSKGYDAGNRVMANRIVEAAWGWTAGGRLPLVVDASSCTLGIAHEVVPYLTDDNRALHAELRIVDSIVWAADELLPHLEVRRTVGSAVLHPTCSMRHLDDEAHLRKVAEACADEVVVPYDAGCCAFAGDRGMLHPELTESATAREAAEVTARRFDAHLSANRMCEVGMDRATGRSYYSALLELERATRP; from the coding sequence ATGCCACTGCTGGAACCGAAGCCGGGGGCCCTGCGCCCGCGCACCCTCAGCGGCCCCGCCCCCGACCGGGTGCCCGACCGCGCCTCGACGGGCACCCCCGAGCCGCTGCGGAGCGAGCTGGCGGAGCTCCTGGGCGCCGACAAGGTGCTCTCGGGCGTCTCCGACCTGGTCCGGTACGCCTCCGACGCCTCCCCGTACCGGTTCCTGCCGCAGGTCGTCGTGGTCGCCGAGGACATCGACGACGTCTCCGCCGTCCTGTCCTACGCCCACGGCAAGCAGCGCGAGGTGGTCTTCCGGGCCGCCGGGACCTCGCTCAACGGCCAGGCCCAGGGCGAGGACATCCTCGTCGACGTGCGCCGCCACTGGGCCGGGGTCGAGGTGCTGAAGGAGGGACTGCGGGCCCGGATCCAGCCCGGCACCACCGTCGTGCGCGCCAATGCCGCGCTCGCCCGGCACGGCCGCGTCCTCGGCCCGGACCCGGCCAGCGCCATCGCCTGCACCCTCGGCGGAGTCGTCGCGAACAACGCCTCGGGCATGACCGCGGGCACCACGAGGAACTCGTACCGCACCTTGTCCTCCCTCACCTTCGTGCTGCCGAGCGGCACCGTCGTGGACACCGCCGATCCGCTCGCCGACGAGGAACTGGCCCACGCCGAGCCCACGCTCTGCCACGGGCTGATGGAGATCAAGAAGGAGATCGAGGCCGATGCGGAGCTCGTCTCCCGCATCCGGGCCAAGTACGAGATCAAGAACACCACCGGCTACCGCCTCGACGCCTACCTCGACGGCGCCACCCCGGTGGAGATCCTGCGCGGGCTGATGGTCGGCTCCGAGGGCACGCTCGGCTTCATCGCCGAGGTCGTCTTCGACACCCTGCCGCTGGACCGCGAGCTCACCAGCGCCCTGCTCTTCTTCCCCTCGCTGCCCGCCGCGGCCGCCGCCGTACCGCTCTTCAACGAGGCGGGGGCGCTGGCCGTCGAGCTGATGGACGGCAACACCCTGCGCGCCTCGGTGAGCGTCGCGGGCGTCCCCGCCGACTGGGCCGCCCTGCCCAAGGAGACCACCGCGCTGCTGGTGGAGTTCCGGGCCCCCGACGAGGCCGGCCGCGCGGAGTACGAGCGGCGGGCCGCCGAGGTGCTGGCCGGGCTGGACCTGGTGGCCCCGGTGGCCTCGGTGACCAATGCCTTCACCCGCGACGCCGGGACCATCTCCGGCTACTGGAAGGCCCGCAAGGCCTTCGTCACCGCCGTCGGCGGCGCCCGCGCCTCCGGCACCACCCTGATCACCGAGGACTTCGCGGTCCCCCCGTCACGGCTGGCCGAGGCCTGCGAGGCCCTCCTCGAACTCCAGGCGGAGCACGGCTTCGACGCCGCCGTCGCCGGCCACGCCGCCCACGGCAACCTGCACTTCCTGCTCGCCTTCGACGCCGCCCGGCCCGCGGACGTGGAGCGGTACGCCGCCTTCATGGAGGCCTTCTGCCGGCTCACCGTGGAGCGCTTCGACGGCTCCCTGAAGGCCGAGCACTCCACCGGCCGCAACATGGCCCCGTTCCTGGAGCTGGAGTGGGGGCCCCGGGCCACCGAGATGATGTGGCGCACCAAGCGGGTCATCGACCCCGACCTGGTGCTCGCCCCGCGGATCCTCCTGGACCGCGACCCGAAGGCGCACCTGCGCGGCCTCAAGACGATCCCGAAGGTGGAGGCCGTCGCCGACCCCTGCATCGAGTGCGGGTTCTGCGAACCGACCTGCCCCAGCGAGGACCTGACGACCACCCCGCGCCAGCGGATCGTGCTGCGCCGGGAGATGATGCGCCAGCAGCCCGGCTCCCCCGTGCTCGACGGCCTGCTCGACGCCTACGGCTACGACGCCGTGGACACCTGCGCCGGCGACTCCACCTGCAAGCTCGCCTGCCCCGTCGGCATCGACACCGGCGCCCTGATGAAGGACTTCCGCCACCGCCGGCACAGCCCGCGCGAGGAACGCGCGGCCGAGCTCGCCGCCCTGCGGTTCGGCGCCGTCGAAGTGGCCGCGCGGCTGGCCGTGGCCGCCGCCGACAAGATCACCGATGCCGTCGGGGACCGGATCCTGCAGGCCGTGACGGGGGCCGCGCGCAAGGTCGTACGGCCCGACCTGGTTCCGGAGTGGCTTCCGCAGGTCCCGGGCGCCGCGGCCGGCAAGCTGCCCGCCACCCGGCGCCCCGGCGCCGCCGCGGTCTACTACCCGGCCTGCGTCAACCGGATCTTCGGCGGCCCCGACGGCAAGTCCGGGCCCTCCCTGCCCGAGGCCGTGGTGGCGGTGTCGGAGCGGGCGGGCAGGCCGGTGTGGATCCCCGGGGACGTCCGGGGCACCTGCTGCGCGACGATCTGGCACTCCAAGGGGTACGACGCCGGCAACCGCGTGATGGCCAACCGGATCGTGGAGGCCGCCTGGGGCTGGACGGCCGGCGGGCGACTGCCACTCGTGGTCGACGCGTCCTCCTGCACCCTGGGGATCGCCCACGAGGTGGTCCCGTACCTGACGGACGACAACCGGGCGCTCCACGCCGAGCTGCGGATCGTCGACTCCATCGTCTGGGCGGCCGATGAGCTCCTGCCGCACCTGGAGGTCCGGCGCACGGTGGGCTCGGCGGTGCTCCACCCCACCTGTTCGATGCGGCACCTGGACGACGAGGCGCACCTGCGGAAGGTCGCCGAGGCCTGCGCGGACGAGGTGGTGGTCCCGTACGACGCGGGGTGCTGCGCCTTCGCGGGCGACCGCGGCATGCTGCACCCCGAGCTCACGGAGTCGGCTACGGCACGGGAGGCCGCCGAGGTGACGGCGCGGCGGTTCGACGCCCACCTGTCGGCGAACCGGATGTGCGAGGTGGGCATGGACCGGGCCACGGGCCGCAGCTACTACTCGGCGCTGCTGGAACTGGAGCGCGCCACCCGGCCCTAG
- a CDS encoding sulfite oxidase, producing the protein MPLDLSDESQYDRARLRQWARGRARSSGVDRRDLLKLFAAGAAAGSLGLGAAGTAVGATPAAGATTDGAKTAGATTAAAAAPGTVKPLPPELFTIRGTNAETNFAALRGTGPLTPIDRFFVRNHTVTPRLDAHDWRLKVWGDALTGGPVEFSYDRLRALPAVERTLFIECAGNGRSFYTTQQGQPVTGTAWTLGAIGVARWRGARLSDVLRRAGLAPGAVDVLPRGLDDEVVTNGVNLGRVRRPLPVSKALDDVILAYEMNGEPLPPDHGGPVRVVVPNWIGISSIKWVGDIEVSAQPLYTPWNTDLYRLFGPDQPPHGSAPLTRQTLKSAFELEHGATVSAHRPRLLTGRSWSGAAPVHRVEVSTDGGVRWQRARLHDAPRRGSWVRWSLPWTPRATGPTALLARATDATGRTQPATTAHNTQGYLFDAVVHHPVTVV; encoded by the coding sequence ATGCCCCTCGACCTGTCGGACGAGAGCCAGTACGACCGCGCGCGCCTGCGGCAGTGGGCGCGTGGCCGCGCCCGCTCCTCCGGGGTGGACCGCCGCGACCTGCTCAAACTGTTCGCGGCGGGGGCCGCGGCCGGCTCTCTGGGCCTGGGCGCCGCCGGAACCGCCGTCGGCGCGACGCCCGCTGCCGGCGCGACGACGGACGGCGCGAAGACGGCCGGTGCGACGACCGCCGCCGCCGCGGCGCCCGGGACCGTGAAGCCCTTGCCGCCCGAGCTGTTCACCATCCGGGGCACCAACGCGGAGACGAACTTCGCCGCCCTGCGCGGCACCGGCCCCCTGACCCCCATCGACCGGTTCTTCGTACGCAACCACACCGTCACCCCGCGCCTCGACGCGCACGACTGGCGGCTGAAGGTGTGGGGCGACGCCCTGACCGGCGGGCCGGTCGAATTCTCCTACGACCGGCTGCGCGCGCTGCCGGCCGTCGAGCGGACCCTGTTCATCGAGTGCGCGGGCAACGGCCGGAGCTTCTACACCACGCAGCAGGGCCAGCCGGTGACCGGGACCGCGTGGACCCTCGGCGCGATCGGCGTGGCTCGCTGGCGCGGCGCCCGGCTCTCCGACGTCCTGAGGCGGGCGGGCCTGGCCCCCGGGGCCGTGGACGTACTGCCGCGCGGGCTGGACGACGAGGTCGTCACGAACGGGGTGAACCTGGGCCGGGTGCGGCGCCCGCTGCCCGTCTCCAAGGCCCTCGACGACGTGATCCTCGCGTACGAGATGAACGGCGAGCCGCTGCCGCCCGACCACGGCGGGCCGGTCCGCGTGGTCGTGCCGAACTGGATCGGGATCTCCTCGATCAAGTGGGTCGGGGACATCGAGGTGAGTGCACAGCCCCTCTACACACCGTGGAACACCGACCTGTACCGGCTCTTCGGGCCCGACCAGCCGCCGCATGGCAGTGCCCCGCTGACCCGCCAGACCCTCAAGAGCGCCTTCGAACTGGAGCACGGCGCGACCGTGTCCGCGCACCGGCCGCGGCTGCTGACCGGACGCTCGTGGTCCGGCGCGGCGCCCGTGCACCGGGTGGAGGTCAGTACCGACGGCGGGGTCCGCTGGCAGCGGGCCCGGCTGCACGACGCCCCGCGCCGGGGCAGCTGGGTACGCTGGTCACTGCCGTGGACCCCGCGGGCCACCGGTCCGACGGCGCTGCTCGCGCGGGCCACCGACGCCACCGGCCGGACCCAGCCGGCGACCACGGCCCACAACACGCAGGGCTACCTGTTCGACGCGGTGGTGCACCACCCGGTGACCGTGGTCTGA
- a CDS encoding tryptophan 2,3-dioxygenase family protein, whose translation MSTNPEIDTLACARKIAGGSACALRDTCGSRAANLREINRWATAERIPEESDGFSLARSITEHVRLKGKHLLSDRTLVRLSDIKRRHGTNRPFLSAFLDCVLDKHEGRFQNRTYLALPVLELLMDERHAGLSADRMASLLMADVVRFEIEAAAGPLEGPGRDRPDEATLNTRLRHALRLVTTGPGQSESDDLPSRREHVPRSRLEGLADRLPRPPATDCARWFDVTVQPVHVVHDEYFFIRVLQTHEMYFTAMAAVAKKVIGALRAGNPEAAAELVDRAVVMFERAATLFRVVATMRPEQFSAFRQYTQGASAIQSEQYKRFESLCGVPPVPRLRSSAFTSVPFVRAETEDPGHDTITRACLDLRNEGGFDRARWNRLDRAIGRLENGHQRWKSAHRGLAARMLGDAHGSGYTDGVPYLTQCLGNRLFWQLDTSP comes from the coding sequence ATGTCGACGAACCCTGAGATCGATACGCTCGCGTGCGCACGGAAAATCGCCGGCGGCTCCGCATGCGCGCTGCGTGACACGTGCGGATCGCGGGCGGCGAACCTGCGCGAGATCAATCGCTGGGCGACCGCTGAACGAATACCGGAGGAATCCGACGGCTTTTCCCTCGCGCGGTCCATTACGGAACACGTGCGGCTGAAAGGGAAGCATCTCCTGTCGGATCGGACGCTTGTCCGTTTGAGTGACATCAAGCGACGGCACGGGACGAACCGGCCGTTCCTCAGCGCCTTTCTCGACTGCGTCCTCGACAAACACGAGGGACGTTTCCAGAACCGCACCTACCTTGCGCTGCCGGTCCTGGAACTCCTCATGGACGAACGGCACGCCGGGCTTAGTGCGGACCGGATGGCGTCCCTGCTGATGGCCGACGTGGTGCGTTTCGAGATCGAGGCGGCGGCCGGGCCGCTGGAGGGGCCCGGGCGGGACCGGCCCGATGAGGCGACGCTGAACACGCGGTTGAGGCACGCCCTGCGACTCGTGACGACGGGGCCGGGGCAGTCCGAGTCCGACGACCTTCCGTCGCGGCGGGAGCACGTTCCCCGCTCCCGCCTGGAAGGCCTTGCCGATCGGCTTCCCCGGCCGCCGGCGACGGATTGCGCCCGCTGGTTCGACGTCACCGTCCAGCCCGTCCACGTCGTTCATGACGAATACTTCTTCATCCGGGTCCTCCAGACCCACGAAATGTATTTCACCGCGATGGCGGCCGTCGCGAAGAAGGTGATCGGGGCGTTGCGCGCGGGAAATCCGGAAGCGGCCGCGGAGCTGGTGGACCGAGCGGTGGTGATGTTCGAGCGGGCCGCGACGCTCTTCCGCGTCGTGGCCACGATGAGGCCGGAGCAGTTCTCCGCCTTCCGGCAGTACACCCAGGGTGCCAGCGCCATTCAGTCCGAACAGTACAAACGCTTCGAGAGCCTGTGCGGTGTTCCGCCCGTGCCGCGCCTGCGGTCGTCCGCGTTCACGAGCGTGCCCTTCGTACGGGCCGAGACGGAGGATCCCGGCCACGACACCATCACCCGGGCCTGTCTCGACCTCCGGAACGAGGGAGGTTTCGACCGGGCCCGGTGGAACCGCCTCGACCGGGCGATCGGCCGTCTGGAGAACGGGCACCAGCGGTGGAAGTCGGCCCACCGCGGGCTCGCCGCACGCATGCTCGGCGACGCCCATGGTTCGGGCTACACCGACGGCGTCCCCTACCTGACGCAATGCCTGGGGAACCGGCTCTTCTGGCAACTGGACACCAGCCCCTGA
- a CDS encoding ABC transporter transmembrane domain-containing protein encodes MQISDLPYPDPGVPDARSGPRLLWWLGRNQLGGQAKSLGWGMLHFGGVAGLPYTVGLGIDAVVDHDGGRLLWVGGLIALLGVAISLGDAMLHRTAVTNWITAAARVQQLLARKTAELGSALTQRVAAGEVVAVSTGDVEKIGWFVEAVSRFLAAALTLVVGCVVLLFYAPTIGVVVAIGMPVLALAVLPLLPRATRRADIQREKAGKATELASDTVAGLRVLRGIGGEELFLGRYREASQQVREAAVHSARMWALISAIQVLLPGALLVTVVWYGSSLVLDGRLDVGELVAAFSAVATMLYPLRHFEEIAMAYSFSRPSAKRAARVLSLTRTGATAEAGSEPEGAAEPVVATEATRAPASGGDLYDPETGLLVPAGRLTAVVCGDPDLAGRLAERLGGHPMDAATGPSVLLGGVALDELALGTARELVLVQDKDPVLLSGTLRELFDVPASGAVEPPAALAAAQCADVLDALLQSAPDGVDDPMDARITERGRSLSGGQRQRLALARSLVTDPEVLVLDEPTSAVDSHTEARIADGISALRSGRTTVVLASSPLLLDRADRVVLIHEGKTAASGTHRELLHGDPRYRAVVTRETEEEQRLPRLESVLTEIELTEIEESA; translated from the coding sequence ATGCAGATCAGCGATCTTCCGTATCCGGACCCAGGGGTACCCGATGCTCGCTCCGGCCCCCGCTTGCTCTGGTGGCTGGGCCGGAACCAACTCGGCGGACAGGCCAAAAGCCTGGGCTGGGGGATGCTTCACTTCGGCGGCGTCGCGGGACTGCCGTACACCGTGGGCCTGGGCATCGACGCGGTCGTGGACCACGACGGCGGCCGACTGCTGTGGGTCGGTGGTCTGATCGCGCTGCTCGGCGTCGCGATCTCGCTCGGCGACGCGATGCTGCACCGTACGGCCGTCACCAACTGGATCACCGCCGCCGCGCGGGTCCAGCAACTGCTCGCCCGCAAGACCGCCGAGCTCGGTTCCGCCCTGACCCAGCGGGTCGCGGCGGGCGAGGTGGTGGCCGTGTCCACGGGCGACGTGGAGAAGATCGGGTGGTTCGTCGAGGCGGTCTCCCGCTTCCTTGCCGCCGCCCTGACCCTGGTCGTCGGCTGTGTCGTCCTGCTCTTCTACGCGCCCACGATCGGCGTGGTCGTGGCCATCGGCATGCCGGTGCTCGCCCTGGCGGTCCTGCCCCTGCTGCCGCGCGCCACCCGGCGCGCCGACATCCAGCGGGAGAAGGCGGGCAAGGCCACCGAGCTGGCCTCGGACACCGTGGCGGGCCTGCGGGTGCTGCGCGGCATCGGCGGCGAGGAACTGTTCCTCGGCCGCTACCGCGAGGCCTCGCAGCAGGTCCGGGAGGCGGCGGTGCACAGTGCCCGGATGTGGGCGCTGATCTCCGCGATCCAGGTGCTGCTGCCGGGTGCGCTGCTGGTCACCGTGGTCTGGTACGGATCCTCGCTCGTCCTGGACGGCCGACTGGACGTCGGTGAACTCGTCGCCGCCTTCAGCGCGGTGGCGACCATGCTCTACCCGCTGCGGCACTTCGAGGAGATCGCGATGGCGTACTCCTTCTCCCGCCCCTCCGCCAAACGGGCCGCCCGGGTGCTGTCACTGACCCGGACCGGCGCGACGGCGGAGGCCGGTTCGGAGCCGGAGGGTGCCGCGGAACCGGTCGTGGCCACCGAGGCCACGCGGGCCCCGGCCTCGGGCGGGGACCTGTACGACCCGGAGACCGGGCTGCTGGTCCCGGCGGGCCGGCTCACCGCCGTGGTGTGCGGGGACCCCGACCTGGCGGGCCGGCTGGCCGAACGGCTGGGCGGGCACCCGATGGACGCCGCGACCGGGCCCTCCGTCCTGCTGGGCGGGGTCGCCCTGGACGAGCTCGCCCTCGGAACCGCGCGCGAGCTGGTCCTCGTACAGGACAAGGATCCGGTCCTGCTGTCCGGGACGCTGCGCGAGCTGTTCGACGTACCGGCGTCCGGAGCGGTCGAACCGCCGGCGGCGCTCGCGGCGGCCCAGTGCGCGGACGTACTGGACGCCCTGCTGCAGTCCGCCCCGGACGGGGTGGACGACCCGATGGACGCCAGGATCACCGAGCGCGGCCGCTCGCTGTCCGGCGGGCAGCGGCAGCGGCTGGCACTGGCGCGGTCCCTGGTGACCGATCCCGAGGTGCTGGTGCTGGACGAGCCGACCTCGGCGGTCGACTCGCACACCGAGGCCCGGATCGCGGACGGGATCTCGGCCCTGCGCTCCGGTCGCACGACGGTGGTACTGGCGTCCTCGCCCCTGCTGCTGGACCGCGCCGACCGGGTCGTCCTGATCCACGAGGGCAAGACGGCGGCGAGCGGTACGCACCGCGAGCTGCTGCACGGCGACCCCCGTTACCGGGCGGTCGTCACCCGCGAGACCGAGGAGGAACAGCGGCTCCCGCGGCTGGAATCCGTACTGACCGAGATCGAGCTGACAGAGATCGAGGAATCCGCATGA